One Pyrofollis japonicus DNA window includes the following coding sequences:
- a CDS encoding vWA domain-containing protein, which yields MKLFPVDTIHIEFGHPYLLALLVLVLAPFYLWRLAKNNYLVIRSKLGGQGSPPRFPAAHLLLIVLLVVASSSPSIATYKRVKLSIENIDKAMNIPITLVVAIDLSKSMGYKEGTKTRLDLAKELLSEMLTRVGNASIVVLGFSATTRLIYKGPPSNVSKALQGLRAGEKYSAIGDALSSAATYLRVSGLPGAVVVVTDGGWNYGPDPVQVAKSLKERHIPVLFVIVGSDPRGYKLEARLRDTGVRVYRLNQITYSVLESLAMDAAKRARLQALTAKGETSLLVRAGRRDISWIIGASAIAPLVLVLRRHGV from the coding sequence ATGAAGCTCTTCCCGGTGGACACTATTCACATAGAGTTTGGGCATCCTTATCTCTTAGCCCTGCTCGTCTTGGTTCTCGCGCCTTTCTACCTCTGGAGGCTCGCTAAGAATAACTACTTGGTTATTCGCTCTAAGCTTGGCGGCCAGGGTTCTCCTCCTCGCTTCCCAGCTGCACACTTATTGCTCATAGTATTGCTTGTTGTAGCCTCCTCGTCGCCGAGTATAGCTACGTATAAGCGGGTGAAGTTGAGCATAGAGAACATAGACAAGGCTATGAACATCCCGATAACCTTGGTTGTTGCAATAGATCTCTCCAAGAGCATGGGGTATAAGGAGGGCACGAAGACGAGGCTCGACCTGGCCAAGGAGCTCCTAAGCGAGATGCTTACCCGCGTAGGGAACGCGTCAATAGTCGTCCTCGGCTTCTCCGCCACAACTAGGCTCATCTACAAGGGGCCTCCATCTAATGTTTCGAAGGCACTCCAAGGACTCAGGGCGGGGGAGAAGTACTCAGCAATAGGCGACGCCCTATCATCAGCGGCGACGTATCTCCGCGTATCGGGGCTCCCAGGTGCAGTAGTCGTTGTGACAGATGGTGGTTGGAACTATGGTCCTGACCCGGTACAAGTAGCTAAGAGCTTGAAGGAGAGGCACATACCAGTACTATTCGTGATAGTTGGGTCGGATCCACGCGGCTACAAGCTGGAGGCAAGACTCCGAGATACAGGCGTCAGGGTTTACAGGCTTAACCAGATAACCTACAGCGTGCTCGAGAGCCTTGCAATGGATGCTGCTAAGCGGGCAAGGCTTCAAGCATTAACGGCTAAGGGTGAGACCTCGCTCCTCGTCCGGGCTGGGCGCAGAGACATATCCTGGATAATTGGCGCCTCTGCAATAGCTCCTCTAGTCCTCGTTCTCAGAAGGCACGGAGTCTAG
- a CDS encoding ABC transporter ATP-binding protein codes for MVEVVLENITKRFGKVVAVDNISLRFPDARFSVLLGPSGSGKTTLLYLIAGIYKPTSGRIYFGDRDVTDLPPGKRNIGLVFQNYALYPHMTVYDNIAFPLRLRKAPESKIDSKVHEVAKLLHIEELLDRYPAQLSGGQQQRVALARALVKEPEVLLLDEPLSNLDALLRLMIRAELKRLQRELEITTIHVTHDQAEAMSLADMVVVIDKGRVQQIGSPDDVYYRPKNLFVAGFIGSPPANMLQGKVVRGETVAIEVAGSVAPVSEKYAKILVEAGLEEIVVAFRPEHAKLSAEPSPGALSIRGEVYAVEPLGRETLVTLIVAGTPVKVLTPPEERPSSGDNLYIVVPTEKVMLFDPETELNLEYIAETKMPD; via the coding sequence ATGGTCGAAGTAGTCCTCGAGAACATTACTAAGCGCTTCGGAAAAGTAGTCGCAGTAGACAATATCTCCCTACGCTTCCCCGACGCAAGGTTCTCCGTCCTCCTGGGCCCAAGCGGTTCAGGCAAGACGACGCTACTCTACCTCATCGCAGGCATCTATAAGCCCACAAGCGGGCGCATATACTTCGGTGACCGCGACGTAACGGATCTACCGCCGGGCAAGCGGAACATAGGCCTAGTCTTCCAGAACTATGCCCTCTACCCCCACATGACTGTCTACGACAACATAGCTTTTCCACTTAGGCTCAGAAAGGCACCAGAGTCAAAGATAGATTCAAAAGTCCACGAGGTCGCCAAGCTCCTCCACATAGAGGAGCTTCTTGACCGTTATCCGGCTCAGCTCAGCGGCGGCCAGCAACAAAGAGTAGCACTAGCAAGAGCACTCGTAAAGGAGCCCGAGGTGCTCTTGCTCGACGAGCCCCTTAGCAACCTTGACGCATTGCTACGCCTAATGATACGTGCTGAGCTCAAGAGGCTGCAGCGCGAATTAGAGATAACTACTATACACGTCACACATGACCAGGCAGAGGCCATGAGTCTAGCAGACATGGTTGTAGTGATAGACAAGGGCCGCGTGCAGCAAATAGGGAGCCCCGACGATGTCTACTATAGGCCGAAGAACCTCTTCGTAGCAGGCTTCATAGGCTCGCCTCCAGCAAACATGCTTCAAGGCAAAGTCGTTAGGGGAGAAACCGTTGCAATAGAGGTTGCAGGCTCAGTGGCCCCGGTGAGCGAGAAGTATGCAAAGATACTTGTGGAAGCTGGTCTCGAGGAGATTGTCGTCGCGTTTAGGCCTGAGCATGCCAAGCTCTCAGCAGAGCCTAGCCCAGGTGCGCTGAGCATTCGCGGCGAAGTATACGCGGTTGAGCCCCTGGGTAGAGAGACTCTCGTGACACTCATCGTTGCGGGCACGCCTGTCAAGGTCCTCACACCGCCGGAGGAGAGGCCTAGCAGCGGCGATAACTTGTACATAGTAGTACCCACTGAGAAGGTGATGCTGTTTGACCCGGAGACCGAGCTAAACCTTGAATACATAGCGGAGACTAAGATGCCGGACTAG
- a CDS encoding AAA family ATPase, translating to MSTRHHRDIDEVRSITTEMLRALHRVIIGLREETSLVAVAMLANGHVLLEGVPGIAKTTMVKALARLLGLVGREEEINGVPFKGLSRIQFTPDLLPSDITGSLVYNPATRSFETRFGPIFAYMVLADEINRAVPRTQSALLQAMQEKQVTIGDKTYSLEFREKGKFFLVFATQNPVEQEGTYPLPEAQLDRFLMRILVGYPESLEDEKNILRLHSARLTEPIEDLEQIVEPRWLVEAQETIAKSVEVTEETLDYIARVLRSTRPEVFEPISEYLELGASPRAGIALLRAAKAHAALRGSSVVEPKDVDKVLFPVLNHRLIPRVEKLIEYEEKTRYGARIALIKDALELVKKTIA from the coding sequence ATGAGTACTAGGCACCACAGGGACATAGATGAGGTAAGGAGCATAACCACGGAGATGTTAAGGGCACTGCACCGGGTGATAATAGGTCTACGCGAAGAGACAAGCCTAGTAGCTGTAGCAATGCTTGCTAATGGCCACGTCTTGCTTGAAGGAGTACCGGGTATAGCGAAGACAACCATGGTGAAGGCCTTAGCAAGGCTTCTGGGACTCGTAGGGAGAGAAGAGGAGATCAATGGTGTCCCCTTCAAGGGGCTTAGCAGGATACAGTTCACGCCCGACCTACTACCAAGCGATATAACGGGCAGCCTCGTCTACAACCCCGCTACAAGGTCCTTCGAGACGAGATTCGGCCCTATCTTCGCTTACATGGTTCTTGCGGACGAGATAAACAGAGCAGTACCGCGCACACAATCAGCCCTTCTCCAAGCAATGCAGGAGAAACAAGTAACAATAGGAGACAAGACCTATAGCCTAGAGTTCCGCGAGAAGGGGAAATTCTTCCTCGTATTCGCTACACAGAACCCCGTGGAGCAGGAGGGGACCTATCCACTTCCCGAGGCACAGCTCGACCGGTTCCTCATGAGAATCCTCGTAGGATACCCCGAGAGCCTCGAAGACGAGAAGAATATACTCCGGCTCCACTCGGCAAGGCTCACAGAGCCGATAGAGGATCTTGAACAAATAGTTGAGCCTAGATGGCTCGTAGAGGCCCAGGAGACTATAGCAAAGAGCGTAGAGGTTACAGAGGAGACTCTAGACTATATTGCCCGCGTTCTCCGCTCCACCAGGCCCGAGGTCTTCGAGCCGATAAGCGAGTACTTGGAGCTAGGAGCAAGCCCTAGAGCCGGGATAGCATTGCTGAGAGCCGCGAAGGCCCATGCAGCGCTACGGGGCAGCAGCGTCGTAGAGCCGAAAGATGTTGACAAAGTATTGTTCCCTGTACTAAACCACCGCCTCATACCGAGAGTAGAGAAGCTCATAGAGTACGAGGAGAAGACCCGCTACGGCGCCCGGATAGCGCTGATCAAAGACGCGCTAGAGCTAGTCAAGAAAACAATAGCATAG
- a CDS encoding HEPN domain-containing protein, which yields MRIRRESYLWLQAAREDIEDAELMLEEGRWFRVAFFAQQAVEKALKALYPIVALSEPPRTHSVTELYRGLVRAGFRLPRELEDKLYIFNKYYTVTRYPDAANGLPSESVDKEEAERALALAKRILGFIEEFIRKAEGQAAGGGSEGSQEAD from the coding sequence ATGCGAATACGGCGCGAATCGTACCTATGGCTACAAGCTGCCCGAGAGGACATTGAGGACGCTGAACTGATGCTAGAGGAGGGGAGATGGTTTAGGGTAGCATTCTTTGCGCAGCAAGCCGTGGAAAAGGCTCTTAAAGCGCTCTACCCTATTGTTGCGTTGTCTGAGCCCCCGCGTACCCATAGTGTAACTGAGCTGTATCGGGGACTTGTTAGGGCTGGTTTTCGTCTCCCAAGAGAGCTTGAGGATAAGCTATATATCTTTAACAAGTATTATACTGTGACTCGGTATCCTGACGCGGCGAACGGGTTACCTTCGGAGAGCGTCGATAAGGAGGAGGCTGAGAGGGCTCTGGCGCTTGCAAAGAGAATACTTGGATTCATTGAGGAGTTCATTAGAAAGGCTGAGGGCCAGGCAGCTGGAGGAGGCAGTGAGGGCAGCCAAGAGGCTGATTAG
- a CDS encoding DUF58 domain-containing protein: protein MDTYCNLVRSSIRVARAFAESLYTGLSRSTEQGLGLEYIDFRDYVYGDDVRYVDWRLSARSLTPDGDIRLIVKVFQAERMIDTMMVVDTTSSMGFGEKPWILGFASTLLASLADSLEDKLTLVIMAEDVKVLSPNKPREAAYILDNIACSQGFRGKASLLDVLPSIRRKMHRPVVVLTDYAHNFNEVAGFLKAMRAARNHVLYISIADLFETKPPLSDAVARLVGLEDGGEAVGKLRDIYTSIRRHIAALNALVKTYTGNSIALIGKKSAMNQRHRLVSSYLAVRSGLRALTRY from the coding sequence GTGGACACGTACTGTAACTTGGTTAGGAGCAGTATTAGAGTTGCAAGAGCGTTCGCCGAGAGCTTGTACACCGGGCTCTCTAGGAGCACTGAGCAGGGCCTAGGGCTCGAGTATATCGATTTCCGCGACTATGTCTATGGAGACGATGTCCGCTACGTGGATTGGAGGCTTAGCGCCCGGAGCCTTACACCGGACGGAGACATTCGGCTCATAGTGAAGGTTTTCCAGGCCGAGAGAATGATTGATACAATGATGGTTGTAGATACTACTTCATCAATGGGCTTCGGGGAGAAGCCTTGGATTCTCGGCTTCGCCTCTACGCTTCTCGCCTCGCTCGCTGATAGCTTAGAGGACAAGTTAACCCTCGTAATTATGGCCGAGGACGTGAAGGTACTTTCACCTAACAAGCCTAGGGAGGCAGCATACATACTGGACAATATTGCTTGTTCGCAGGGATTCAGAGGCAAGGCATCCCTTCTAGACGTGCTGCCGAGCATTCGGAGAAAGATGCACCGCCCGGTAGTTGTGCTAACAGACTATGCACACAACTTTAACGAGGTAGCCGGCTTCCTCAAGGCTATGAGGGCAGCTAGGAACCACGTACTCTACATAAGTATCGCTGACCTCTTCGAGACAAAGCCACCTCTAAGCGATGCCGTGGCAAGACTCGTAGGCCTAGAAGATGGCGGGGAAGCTGTTGGAAAGCTACGAGACATCTATACCTCTATAAGGCGGCACATCGCAGCGTTAAACGCGCTAGTAAAAACCTATACAGGAAACAGTATTGCACTCATCGGGAAGAAGAGCGCAATGAATCAGAGACACCGCCTAGTAAGCTCATACCTTGCCGTGAGGAGCGGCTTAAGAGCACTCACAAGATATTAA
- a CDS encoding PD-(D/E)XK nuclease family protein codes for MAKRVCEHRALAAVGSLARKKAPPVVPASSIGSWYWCRLKAWHSVSLFNTGWLSLEELGEDELAGLVVLWAAELWKKGRERIITGRIIHGENASDAISEALTGPQIAEVLLREDGKAFKKLLENGVVSMGLIDPREYEEQVRKYNEATDIVEYFRREEWPMIGRRAPRGYMVIGVPDSIEYSRGGLRVAELKTSSKPWLVRRHSRSYLAAKAQLAAYTWILVEKWPLEEAVLVFKDVAGRTFLVERFVPEDLAEWFERNGLTVADELASLEPPRPSDRAPCRSCEYGNIDPVFLRTSQG; via the coding sequence ATGGCGAAGCGTGTATGTGAGCATAGAGCATTGGCGGCAGTAGGCTCGCTGGCTAGGAAGAAAGCACCACCAGTAGTTCCCGCCAGTAGTATTGGTTCTTGGTATTGGTGCAGGCTTAAGGCATGGCACAGTGTGAGCCTCTTCAACACCGGGTGGCTGAGCTTGGAGGAGCTGGGGGAGGACGAGCTTGCTGGGCTCGTTGTCCTCTGGGCTGCTGAGCTCTGGAAGAAGGGCAGGGAGAGAATAATCACGGGGAGAATTATTCACGGGGAGAACGCGAGCGATGCAATTAGTGAGGCGCTTACAGGGCCACAGATAGCCGAGGTATTGCTAAGGGAGGACGGGAAGGCGTTTAAGAAGCTTTTAGAGAATGGAGTGGTCTCAATGGGGCTTATTGATCCCCGCGAGTATGAGGAGCAGGTGAGAAAGTACAATGAGGCCACGGATATTGTGGAGTACTTTAGGCGAGAAGAGTGGCCGATGATTGGGCGAAGGGCTCCAAGAGGCTACATGGTGATAGGGGTGCCTGACTCGATAGAGTATAGTAGGGGAGGCCTACGCGTAGCGGAGCTAAAGACCTCGTCAAAGCCATGGCTTGTGCGTAGACACTCTAGGAGCTACTTGGCTGCAAAGGCTCAGCTCGCAGCATATACGTGGATACTGGTCGAGAAATGGCCTCTTGAGGAAGCAGTGCTCGTCTTCAAAGACGTTGCTGGGAGAACCTTCCTTGTTGAGAGGTTCGTGCCGGAGGATCTCGCCGAGTGGTTTGAGAGAAACGGCCTAACAGTGGCAGACGAGCTAGCTTCACTGGAGCCGCCAAGGCCGTCGGATAGGGCTCCTTGCAGGAGCTGTGAGTATGGTAACATAGACCCCGTATTCCTTAGAACGAGCCAGGGGTGA
- a CDS encoding universal stress protein, which translates to MAYRKILVGYDGSEASKIAVRKAVDLAKQLGARITVATVLPPPVVFLGELMVPESVDISTLEEPAKKELEKLIAEIKETTGLSEADYAVLMGDPAEELVRYAEENGYDLIVVGRRGRGGIERLLLGSVSSKVVSISKNIDVLVVETSKK; encoded by the coding sequence ATGGCTTATAGGAAAATACTCGTAGGATACGATGGCAGTGAGGCATCAAAAATAGCTGTAAGAAAAGCAGTGGATCTAGCCAAGCAGCTTGGAGCGAGGATTACCGTTGCAACTGTTCTTCCTCCCCCCGTAGTGTTCCTTGGCGAGTTGATGGTCCCGGAATCAGTAGATATTAGCACGCTAGAGGAGCCCGCAAAGAAGGAGCTTGAGAAGCTCATAGCAGAGATAAAGGAGACAACCGGGCTCAGCGAAGCAGACTACGCCGTCCTCATGGGAGACCCGGCAGAAGAGCTCGTACGCTACGCCGAGGAGAACGGCTACGATCTCATAGTTGTTGGTAGGCGGGGGAGAGGCGGAATAGAGAGACTCTTGCTAGGGAGTGTCTCGAGCAAGGTGGTCTCTATAAGCAAGAATATTGACGTCCTTGTGGTAGAGACTAGCAAGAAATAG
- a CDS encoding VWA domain-containing protein — protein sequence MRVFFSNPLAGVAVAAISALILLRRRLPSRKYAEMNTFFNPLVDFIEKPVYRRPRRLLVLEVLLAILLSLAVASPTIEYTVVKHVEKRSLVQLHIPPRPVVVAIIDVSGSMMGAKLAEAKKALELLVEKLSRLNKTVDIGLIAFSDKVELAVPPGANVSEVLDAIRRLEAGGGTMYTYPLSLAYSWLKIYREFNQTAIIVFASDGIPADRFEYREVLEKLASMGIRVYTVFIGNNPSGRDEVEYMARVGHGKSYVAEKASDLVKVFEKIANETGKIIENTTVTARLTVKVKEQRNLAAPLYAASLAVFLLLSLERYRETRLAL from the coding sequence TTGAGGGTCTTCTTCTCAAACCCGTTGGCTGGTGTCGCTGTAGCGGCGATATCGGCGCTGATACTCCTTAGGCGTAGACTCCCTTCCAGGAAGTATGCTGAGATGAACACGTTTTTCAACCCGCTTGTAGACTTCATAGAGAAGCCGGTGTATCGTCGCCCACGCAGGCTCCTCGTACTCGAGGTACTACTAGCCATTCTCCTATCATTGGCGGTGGCATCGCCTACTATTGAGTACACGGTCGTCAAGCATGTGGAGAAGCGGAGCCTTGTGCAGCTCCACATTCCTCCGCGTCCGGTGGTAGTGGCTATAATCGATGTCTCTGGGAGCATGATGGGAGCAAAGCTAGCGGAGGCGAAGAAGGCGCTAGAGCTGCTCGTCGAAAAACTCAGTAGGCTCAATAAGACCGTTGACATAGGCCTCATAGCGTTCTCGGACAAAGTAGAGCTAGCAGTACCTCCCGGGGCAAACGTGTCCGAAGTACTGGATGCTATAAGGAGGCTCGAGGCAGGCGGCGGCACTATGTATACGTATCCCCTCTCCCTCGCCTATAGCTGGCTAAAGATCTACCGCGAGTTCAACCAGACAGCCATAATAGTGTTTGCCTCGGATGGTATCCCAGCTGACCGCTTTGAGTACCGCGAGGTATTGGAGAAGCTTGCATCCATGGGGATCCGTGTCTACACAGTCTTTATAGGCAATAATCCTTCTGGCCGCGACGAGGTCGAGTACATGGCTAGGGTCGGCCACGGGAAGAGCTATGTAGCGGAAAAGGCGAGCGACCTGGTAAAAGTCTTCGAGAAAATAGCCAATGAGACGGGAAAAATAATAGAGAATACAACAGTGACTGCAAGGCTAACAGTCAAGGTGAAGGAGCAGAGGAACCTAGCCGCACCACTCTATGCAGCAAGCCTAGCTGTGTTCCTGCTACTGAGCCTGGAAAGGTATAGGGAGACACGATTAGCGCTCTAG
- a CDS encoding DHH family phosphoesterase: protein MALGEEEQAQLFRKAREALESGSRIHVVSHVDLDGLSSAAIIMRWARSKGKEVAHSVAGVRGLYTMAKRALQGAAGKPGTVVVIADLSPRGRGDAEAIATLAKYAKSVIWLDHHVWEEDVETVLEKHGVIVIRDRSKVTAELACFLTECWNDEVSKKLVEIARADDSCSEDPYGLADKWRLVLRYLDWEGLRRAAQSLSRGELWPDWAREIYEKEAPSYYREIREKTSVLIESFNGIRVAVVTPPPRASACDVQRLGATPGPDKADVVVIVYPKGLSIKTWGRLRADCIAAKLGGGGHSNVAGAPRPSTTMGSAQIARMVANAAKECLSQSLGPVPSGTAYTQSRRKE, encoded by the coding sequence ATGGCCCTGGGAGAGGAGGAGCAAGCGCAGCTGTTTAGGAAGGCGCGCGAGGCGCTGGAGTCTGGTTCCAGGATACACGTAGTAAGCCATGTAGACCTTGATGGCTTATCCTCGGCAGCAATAATCATGCGGTGGGCGCGCTCCAAGGGCAAGGAAGTGGCTCACAGCGTTGCCGGGGTCCGCGGCCTCTACACGATGGCTAAAAGGGCGCTTCAAGGCGCAGCGGGTAAGCCGGGCACGGTCGTAGTCATTGCGGATCTGTCGCCACGTGGCCGCGGTGATGCAGAGGCCATAGCGACTCTGGCGAAGTATGCTAAGTCCGTCATCTGGCTAGACCACCATGTGTGGGAAGAGGACGTGGAGACTGTGCTTGAGAAGCACGGTGTAATAGTTATCCGTGACCGGAGCAAGGTGACAGCAGAACTGGCATGCTTTCTCACCGAATGCTGGAACGACGAGGTTTCGAAGAAGCTAGTCGAGATAGCGAGAGCCGATGACTCTTGCAGCGAGGACCCCTACGGCCTCGCAGACAAGTGGAGGCTCGTTCTCCGCTACCTTGACTGGGAGGGATTGAGGCGCGCGGCCCAATCCCTCTCCCGGGGCGAACTCTGGCCCGACTGGGCTAGAGAGATCTACGAGAAGGAAGCGCCTAGCTATTATCGCGAAATAAGGGAGAAGACAAGCGTCCTAATAGAGTCCTTTAACGGTATAAGGGTTGCCGTGGTGACCCCGCCTCCAAGAGCAAGCGCGTGCGACGTCCAGCGCTTGGGAGCGACCCCGGGGCCCGATAAAGCCGACGTAGTTGTAATAGTCTACCCGAAGGGGCTCAGCATAAAGACGTGGGGAAGGCTGAGAGCTGATTGCATCGCCGCAAAGCTCGGGGGAGGCGGTCACAGCAACGTCGCAGGAGCACCTAGGCCATCAACAACAATGGGGTCAGCGCAAATAGCGAGAATGGTTGCGAACGCGGCAAAGGAGTGCTTATCCCAGAGCCTCGGCCCAGTGCCCTCTGGTACCGCCTATACACAAAGTAGGCGGAAAGAATAA
- a CDS encoding ABC transporter ATP-binding protein — protein sequence MIEFRNVYKTYRRGRIEALKGASFLVPSGALAGFLGPNGSGKTTSLKLMVGLLHRDQGEILVKGLDPEYEAREVRAITGFLPEKPVYPPSVSVEHFLRHVARLRGVPWSDVRRIARLVGIEKYLDKPVSSLSRGYLQRLGLAQAILSQPEILLLDEPTANLDPIARLEILELISVLKKDLGATVIISSHILPELQMVIDYAVFINNGRVVDYGRLADLASRYGATAVYKLTVATEPRSLAKELLDLESVKGVIIRDEKVLEVHVDPRIADFSPYVEDLARRGLVLDYSVQTSYLDQLYRKAIGGS from the coding sequence GTGATAGAGTTCCGCAATGTGTATAAGACTTACCGCCGAGGCCGGATCGAGGCGCTAAAGGGCGCGTCTTTTCTCGTGCCAAGCGGAGCCCTCGCCGGGTTCCTCGGGCCAAACGGCAGCGGTAAAACCACGAGTCTAAAACTCATGGTAGGCCTCCTTCACCGCGACCAAGGCGAGATACTGGTTAAGGGCCTTGACCCCGAGTACGAGGCCAGAGAAGTCCGTGCGATTACCGGGTTCCTACCAGAGAAGCCAGTCTACCCACCTAGTGTCAGTGTTGAGCATTTCCTTCGACACGTTGCGAGGCTCCGGGGGGTCCCTTGGAGCGATGTTAGAAGGATTGCGCGGCTTGTTGGGATAGAGAAGTATCTTGACAAGCCCGTGTCCAGTCTCTCAAGGGGCTACTTGCAGCGCCTAGGCCTAGCGCAAGCTATTTTGAGCCAGCCCGAGATACTCTTGCTGGACGAGCCGACAGCTAACCTCGACCCAATCGCTAGGCTCGAGATACTTGAACTCATATCGGTTCTGAAGAAGGATCTAGGCGCCACGGTGATTATCTCTAGCCACATATTGCCAGAGCTACAAATGGTCATAGACTATGCCGTGTTCATAAACAATGGGAGGGTAGTAGACTATGGACGCCTAGCCGATCTAGCATCCCGCTACGGAGCCACAGCGGTATACAAGTTAACCGTGGCGACAGAGCCGAGGAGCCTCGCCAAGGAGCTCCTAGACCTGGAGAGCGTAAAGGGCGTCATAATAAGAGATGAGAAGGTTCTCGAAGTCCACGTGGACCCAAGGATAGCTGATTTCTCGCCATACGTTGAAGACCTTGCGAGAAGAGGCCTCGTATTAGACTACAGTGTTCAGACCAGCTACCTTGACCAGCTATACCGGAAAGCAATAGGGGGCTCCTAG
- a CDS encoding nucleotidyltransferase domain-containing protein — protein MRAAKRLISILRESGIRVEAAFLFGSRVRGDSLRLSDVDLVVVSPDFQSMRYSERLELIYRLEWIHGIEPWVEVIPLTPEEFEEKKRHSAVLRDASRYWIRIE, from the coding sequence GTGAGGGCAGCCAAGAGGCTGATTAGTATCCTTCGGGAGAGCGGTATAAGGGTTGAGGCTGCCTTCTTGTTTGGTAGTAGGGTTCGAGGGGACTCACTTAGGTTGAGCGATGTTGATCTTGTAGTTGTCTCGCCCGACTTCCAGTCAATGAGGTATAGTGAGAGGCTTGAGCTAATTTATAGGCTCGAATGGATTCACGGAATTGAGCCCTGGGTTGAAGTTATCCCCCTTACCCCCGAAGAGTTTGAGGAAAAGAAGAGGCACTCTGCTGTGCTAAGGGATGCCTCACGCTACTGGATAAGAATTGAATAA